One stretch of Brevibacillus laterosporus DNA includes these proteins:
- a CDS encoding PspC domain-containing protein — MNRIYRSQSDKKISGVCGGFAAYLGIDATLLRLITAVVTFFTGVPILLYFLLAFIMPKEPIWEQARYQRPQPEFASGFYQEPFYEKTGCDKGLDQEMERLEKAAMRQEIKRLRAELEKYQS, encoded by the coding sequence ATGAATCGTATCTATCGATCCCAATCTGATAAAAAAATATCTGGGGTATGTGGCGGATTCGCTGCTTATCTGGGAATTGATGCGACTTTGCTCCGTTTGATTACAGCGGTTGTCACTTTTTTTACAGGAGTACCAATATTGTTGTACTTCTTACTTGCTTTCATCATGCCAAAGGAGCCGATATGGGAACAAGCACGTTATCAACGCCCACAGCCTGAATTTGCCTCAGGTTTTTATCAAGAACCATTTTATGAAAAAACAGGGTGCGATAAAGGTCTAGATCAAGAAATGGAACGATTAGAAAAAGCAGCGATGCGCCAAGAAATTAAACGATTACGTGCGGAACTAGAAAAATATCAGTCCTGA
- a CDS encoding ATP-binding cassette domain-containing protein — translation MLQVQIMKTRVHFALEASFVVHNEIVVLFGQSGSGKTSILECIAGLLTPDAAQITLHGQDLCTPIGSVPPQKRNIGYVFQDYALFPHMTVEKNILYGIHSRKQEVDTSFLQEICETLGIRHLLQSYPSKISGGEKQRVALARALAIKPDLLLLDEPLSALDPVTRAECQDELLRLHQLWNIPVLLVTHDESEAYKLGNRILRLRMGRIEEEVRVRPLPHLASTTHKKS, via the coding sequence ATGCTCCAAGTCCAAATCATGAAAACACGTGTGCATTTTGCGTTAGAAGCATCATTTGTTGTTCATAACGAGATTGTCGTCCTGTTCGGTCAATCTGGTTCAGGAAAAACCAGTATCTTGGAATGTATTGCTGGCTTGCTCACGCCAGATGCAGCTCAGATCACACTACATGGACAAGATTTATGCACTCCAATAGGTAGCGTACCTCCCCAAAAACGAAATATCGGCTATGTCTTTCAGGATTACGCTTTGTTTCCTCATATGACTGTCGAAAAAAATATTTTGTACGGTATCCATTCCAGAAAACAGGAGGTAGATACGTCCTTCTTGCAGGAAATATGCGAAACACTCGGTATTCGTCATCTTTTGCAAAGCTATCCGAGTAAAATCTCAGGTGGGGAAAAGCAACGTGTTGCCTTAGCTCGCGCTCTTGCAATCAAACCAGATTTGTTGCTTTTAGATGAACCCCTATCAGCCCTTGATCCTGTAACAAGAGCAGAGTGTCAGGATGAGCTGCTACGCTTGCATCAGCTCTGGAACATACCCGTCTTATTAGTCACTCATGACGAATCAGAAGCATACAAGCTAGGAAACAGAATCCTACGCTTACGGATGGGGAGGATAGAGGAAGAAGTGCGAGTACGCCCACTTCCTCACCTTGCTTCCACTACACACAAAAAAAGCTGA
- a CDS encoding DedA family protein — MEEFINHFGGYISQYGYFALYGLFFFGLIGLPVPEETLLVFSGFLVSRGDLHFLPTFLVCYLGSISAMTAAYWIGFKLGHPFIEKRLKPFEKGYRVYKKTEEWFQRFGKWAIPIGYFLPGIRQYTAYFAGITELRFRTFAILAYAGGAFWTALFVSLGLILGESWERVFQLAVKKVTIWILLAFVVVVLVVYVYQRICRKRAGGKPNE, encoded by the coding sequence ATGGAAGAATTTATTAATCATTTTGGCGGATATATATCACAATATGGTTATTTTGCTCTATATGGACTATTCTTTTTTGGTTTGATAGGATTGCCTGTACCTGAGGAGACTCTGCTGGTTTTTTCTGGATTTTTAGTATCTAGAGGAGATCTGCATTTTCTACCTACATTTTTAGTCTGCTATCTAGGCTCCATTAGTGCAATGACGGCAGCTTATTGGATTGGTTTTAAATTGGGACATCCATTTATAGAAAAGCGCTTGAAGCCTTTTGAAAAAGGATATCGAGTGTATAAAAAGACAGAGGAATGGTTTCAACGGTTTGGAAAGTGGGCTATTCCCATCGGCTATTTTTTGCCGGGGATTCGTCAGTATACTGCCTACTTTGCTGGAATTACAGAGTTGCGTTTTCGCACGTTTGCTATTTTAGCTTATGCGGGAGGGGCATTTTGGACCGCTTTGTTTGTTAGTTTGGGGCTCATTTTAGGTGAGAGCTGGGAGAGAGTATTCCAACTAGCTGTTAAAAAAGTGACCATATGGATTCTACTCGCTTTTGTCGTAGTGGTTCTTGTGGTATATGTTTATCAGCGTATTTGCAGAAAAAGAGCGGGAGGAAAGCCGAATGAATGA
- a CDS encoding DUF1232 domain-containing protein, with protein MNDDQIMLLSKNHQRFYDKLREKVEKFIRSKGMPEDSTQYILLAPDLFVLLARLMVDKRVPTGSKATAAFVVAYFISPVDLIPEMLTGPIGYLDDIVLSVYALRKILISTEQVIVQEHWNGKDDLLQVITDVIQKADDLVGTKILKKIEALLFHKTKEN; from the coding sequence ATGAATGATGATCAAATCATGCTGTTGTCAAAAAATCATCAACGATTTTATGATAAGCTAAGAGAAAAAGTGGAGAAGTTCATTCGTAGCAAAGGCATGCCGGAGGATTCTACTCAGTATATTTTACTTGCACCTGATCTATTTGTCCTTTTGGCCAGATTGATGGTGGACAAGCGTGTTCCTACTGGATCCAAGGCTACAGCCGCATTTGTCGTTGCCTATTTTATTTCGCCAGTAGATTTGATTCCTGAAATGCTAACGGGACCTATTGGTTATCTAGATGACATTGTCTTATCCGTATATGCCCTGCGCAAAATTTTAATTAGCACCGAGCAAGTCATTGTACAAGAGCACTGGAATGGAAAAGATGATCTACTACAGGTAATTACGGATGTCATTCAGAAAGCGGATGATTTAGTAGGGACCAAGATCTTGAAAAAGATTGAGGCTCTCCTTTTCCATAAAACAAAGGAGAATTAG
- the modA gene encoding molybdate ABC transporter substrate-binding protein, whose product MLVSRKKKSILSSLVSFSLLLATVGCSTPAPSTTQPTTDPKSQQAKTEIFVSAAASMTDVLQDVKKEYETKHPDVTLTYNFGGSGKLAQQIEQGAPSDLFISASSKDMNSLKEKSLIAEDSLTKLVTNEMVLIAPKESTISVDSFEKITPALVKQFAIGEPSSVPVGRYTEEALTKLGLWEKMKPTMVYAKDVRQVLTYVESGNAELGVVYKSDALTSDKIKILATANQEWHSPIVYPAALVKVTKHQKEAQEFLTFLTTDFSKSAFEKYGFHPVK is encoded by the coding sequence ATGTTAGTCTCGCGTAAAAAAAAATCAATTCTGAGCAGTTTGGTCAGTTTCTCCTTGTTACTTGCAACAGTAGGCTGTTCCACCCCAGCACCATCTACCACACAACCTACTACTGACCCCAAATCACAACAAGCTAAAACAGAAATCTTTGTGTCTGCGGCAGCCAGCATGACCGATGTGCTCCAAGATGTGAAAAAAGAATACGAAACGAAGCATCCTGATGTTACACTAACCTACAATTTTGGCGGATCAGGCAAGCTCGCACAACAAATTGAACAGGGAGCACCAAGCGATCTCTTTATCTCTGCCAGTTCTAAGGATATGAATTCATTAAAGGAGAAAAGCCTCATTGCTGAAGACTCCCTAACAAAACTGGTCACTAATGAAATGGTGTTGATTGCACCTAAAGAGAGTACAATCTCCGTTGATTCTTTTGAGAAAATAACGCCTGCATTAGTAAAACAATTTGCCATTGGAGAACCCAGCTCTGTGCCAGTCGGACGTTATACAGAGGAAGCCTTGACAAAATTGGGTCTCTGGGAAAAAATGAAGCCAACTATGGTTTATGCGAAAGACGTACGTCAGGTATTAACCTATGTTGAATCAGGAAACGCTGAACTAGGTGTAGTGTATAAAAGTGATGCACTTACATCAGATAAGATAAAAATTCTAGCAACAGCTAATCAAGAATGGCACAGCCCGATTGTCTACCCTGCCGCCTTAGTAAAAGTGACAAAGCACCAAAAGGAAGCTCAAGAATTTTTAACGTTCCTTACCACTGATTTTTCAAAATCTGCCTTTGAGAAATATGGATTTCATCCTGTAAAATAG
- a CDS encoding GbsR/MarR family transcriptional regulator, with amino-acid sequence MDEFEGLPEELQVAVQKTRHRMIETVGKNMDLFGVTQSVGHLYGMMYFSQGPVTLDEMGQKMGMSKTSMSTGMRTLMDLKMVNKVWSKGSRKDLYETEPDWHQNLGDYFSIRWRKSLESNVHHLHKSLRELQILLDKYGDDPHANNVIKGDMLKMQHALSYYKWLEKLIRSFETGDIFAFLPKEEE; translated from the coding sequence ATGGATGAATTTGAAGGACTTCCTGAAGAGCTTCAGGTTGCCGTTCAAAAAACGCGCCATCGCATGATTGAAACGGTTGGTAAAAACATGGATTTATTTGGAGTGACGCAATCGGTTGGTCATCTGTATGGCATGATGTACTTTTCACAAGGACCAGTCACTCTTGACGAAATGGGTCAAAAGATGGGGATGAGCAAAACCAGCATGAGCACCGGAATGCGAACCCTGATGGATCTCAAAATGGTCAACAAAGTTTGGAGCAAAGGTTCTCGCAAAGATCTTTATGAAACAGAACCAGATTGGCATCAAAATCTGGGTGATTACTTTTCCATTCGCTGGCGCAAATCACTGGAAAGCAATGTGCATCATTTGCACAAGTCCCTCAGAGAACTACAAATCCTGTTAGATAAGTACGGAGATGATCCTCACGCCAACAACGTAATTAAGGGTGACATGCTTAAAATGCAACATGCACTCTCTTATTATAAGTGGTTAGAGAAATTGATCCGTTCCTTTGAAACAGGTGACATTTTTGCTTTCCTGCCTAAGGAGGAAGAGTAA
- a CDS encoding HD domain-containing protein, protein MKFLADYVEGERVIAFCLVKSREIGVASNQSEYMNLEIGDRSGSLPAKIWDVTDELKENLQVKSIVKIDAQVQMYRGKKQLVIQRVRHATPADEVLMESLVPTSKYATDELWAKLESHISDIQSPTLRAIISHLIGKEDVYERMRSFPAGVRMHHHYYSGLLEHVVSLLDLGKRLLPLYPQVDHDVLLTTCILHDIGKLYELSDPVAPEYTTPGQLIGHLVMGVEMVTQACSDLVIPLDDSEVLHLKHCILSHHGDLEMGWGSAVSGKTPTAVIFHYLDQIDSKMNALGNTLQEMPEEQEWHYAPVLKRKVWRGF, encoded by the coding sequence ATGAAATTTTTGGCTGATTATGTGGAGGGAGAACGCGTAATTGCCTTTTGTCTCGTTAAAAGTAGAGAAATTGGTGTAGCTAGTAACCAGAGTGAATATATGAATTTAGAAATTGGTGATCGATCTGGTAGTTTGCCAGCAAAGATTTGGGATGTAACGGATGAATTAAAAGAAAACCTTCAAGTAAAATCTATCGTTAAAATTGATGCTCAGGTGCAGATGTATCGTGGTAAAAAGCAGTTGGTCATTCAACGTGTACGCCATGCCACTCCTGCAGACGAGGTTTTGATGGAATCACTAGTCCCTACTTCCAAATATGCTACAGATGAATTGTGGGCTAAGCTGGAAAGTCATATTTCCGATATTCAAAGTCCAACACTTCGCGCCATCATCTCGCATCTGATCGGAAAAGAAGACGTTTATGAACGGATGCGTTCTTTCCCTGCTGGTGTACGAATGCATCATCACTACTACTCAGGTTTATTGGAGCATGTTGTCTCCTTATTAGATTTGGGCAAACGCTTATTACCGCTCTATCCACAGGTAGATCATGATGTGCTCCTTACGACTTGCATCTTGCATGATATCGGAAAATTGTATGAGTTATCAGACCCGGTGGCACCTGAATATACGACGCCTGGGCAGTTGATTGGTCATTTAGTTATGGGAGTAGAAATGGTGACGCAGGCATGTTCGGACCTAGTTATTCCATTAGATGATAGTGAAGTTTTGCATTTGAAGCATTGCATTTTAAGCCATCATGGTGACTTGGAAATGGGATGGGGAAGCGCTGTTTCCGGTAAAACTCCAACCGCTGTCATTTTCCATTATCTTGATCAAATCGATAGTAAAATGAATGCGCTAGGCAACACCTTACAAGAGATGCCAGAAGAGCAAGAATGGCATTATGCGCCTGTGTTAAAGAGGAAGGTATGGAGAGGATTTTAG
- the modB gene encoding molybdate ABC transporter permease subunit — MPDISYSPLYLSLQVAGISTIVVFISGLFIAYWFSRRQFFGKSILEALFLLPLVLPPTVVGFGLLLLFGKNGIIGKFLLESFQFQIVFTWVGAVIASAVVSFPLMYQAAHAAFQNMNRRYEQAAIMLGASPWRVFWTVTLPLCWPGLLAGLVLSFARALGEFGATLMLAGNIPGKTETLPIAIYFAVEGGRMEIAAFWVAIIVAIGFSTILWLNWWSKHTLNRHTQIKD; from the coding sequence ATGCCTGACATTTCTTATTCCCCGCTCTACCTGTCGTTGCAGGTAGCGGGGATTTCCACTATCGTTGTCTTTATCAGCGGGTTATTTATCGCCTATTGGTTCTCTCGTCGTCAATTCTTTGGCAAAAGTATTCTGGAAGCATTGTTTCTATTGCCCCTCGTGCTTCCCCCAACCGTTGTCGGGTTTGGTCTACTTCTGCTGTTTGGTAAAAACGGAATAATCGGCAAATTTTTATTGGAGTCTTTTCAGTTTCAAATTGTATTCACCTGGGTAGGAGCAGTTATTGCTTCTGCTGTGGTCTCTTTTCCTCTGATGTATCAAGCTGCTCATGCTGCCTTTCAAAATATGAATAGGCGCTACGAACAGGCTGCCATCATGCTTGGTGCTTCCCCTTGGCGCGTCTTCTGGACCGTCACGCTTCCTTTATGTTGGCCAGGATTATTGGCTGGGCTTGTGCTTTCCTTTGCCAGAGCACTAGGTGAATTCGGGGCCACACTCATGCTAGCAGGCAACATTCCTGGAAAAACAGAAACACTCCCCATCGCCATCTATTTTGCTGTCGAGGGTGGGCGTATGGAAATCGCTGCCTTTTGGGTAGCCATTATCGTTGCCATCGGCTTTAGTACTATCCTTTGGCTTAACTGGTGGAGTAAGCATACGTTAAATCGTCACACACAGATCAAAGATTAG
- a CDS encoding helix-turn-helix domain-containing protein, which produces MTQDISYTTEEIANILRVSKLTVYDLIKKGELSAYRVGRQMRVDASDLDSYKQKTKSKKSSNATPLPQVGKSIVSDKPASVGIQSVIISGQDMALDLFASHLEKQVGSIRALRSYQGSLNSLVSLYRGEAHIVSTHLFDGDSGTYNLPYVQRILTGRPYLIVHMMARHSGLYVAKGNPLQLCTWADLQKPGVRLVNREAGSGARVLLDEQLRLHQLEPSRLSGYFDHVEHSHLAVATAVARGSADVGIGIEKAAKIVDVEFVPLIQEHYDLVMLVTEESHYWVNSLIQLLQSEAFKQELQAIGGYDVTLTGQIKLKGPINT; this is translated from the coding sequence ATGACTCAAGATATCTCCTATACCACAGAAGAAATTGCCAATATTCTGCGAGTATCCAAGCTGACGGTATATGACCTCATAAAAAAGGGGGAGCTCTCTGCTTATCGGGTTGGTAGACAGATGCGAGTAGATGCAAGTGATTTGGATTCCTACAAGCAAAAAACAAAATCGAAAAAATCTAGTAACGCTACCCCCCTTCCTCAAGTAGGAAAATCTATCGTATCAGATAAACCAGCTTCTGTTGGAATCCAGTCAGTTATCATAAGTGGACAAGATATGGCGCTAGATTTGTTTGCCTCCCATTTAGAGAAGCAAGTAGGCAGCATCCGGGCGCTTCGTTCCTACCAAGGAAGTTTAAATAGCTTGGTCTCACTCTATCGAGGCGAAGCACATATCGTGAGTACGCACCTATTTGATGGGGACAGTGGTACCTACAATCTGCCCTATGTACAACGCATATTAACGGGACGGCCTTACCTCATTGTCCATATGATGGCTCGCCATTCAGGTTTGTATGTAGCAAAGGGGAATCCCTTGCAGCTGTGTACGTGGGCTGATTTACAAAAGCCAGGAGTTAGACTGGTAAATCGGGAAGCGGGTTCTGGAGCTAGAGTTTTGTTAGATGAACAATTGCGTCTTCATCAGCTTGAGCCATCCCGACTATCAGGTTATTTTGATCATGTAGAACATAGTCATTTAGCAGTCGCTACGGCTGTAGCTAGAGGATCAGCAGACGTAGGAATTGGGATTGAAAAAGCTGCTAAGATTGTAGATGTGGAATTTGTCCCCTTGATTCAAGAACACTACGATTTGGTTATGTTAGTAACGGAAGAGAGTCATTATTGGGTCAACAGTCTCATTCAATTGTTACAAAGTGAGGCATTTAAACAAGAATTACAAGCGATCGGGGGCTATGATGTAACGCTCACGGGGCAGATCAAGTTGAAGGGACCCATCAATACTTGA